The window gaggatatgattgccagtttgacctggccttgcactcttccgcctggttggtccgtggagtgggatgcgtccccggccaatgatgacaagaacgagtgatgtcTTGTATCGGGCTTTCTCGAGACATCCATATCGTCGTTAGTTCTCATGTTTACTTTGCCgctaaaataaaggactctgtTGAACTTCTGTTACTTTGGTTTGAAAAGTACTttgttaaatttggaacttggtttgtaattctgtttttatgttaaactctgtggtgtaatatattgtgaggtgttgtaatctctggactcgccttcgtgtgagttatgctgctttgttcgatccaggtttaagtggttttatcgggattttacccgacagcactgccggattactccgttttaagtgtgtGTTAACCCcgattgtcgttttgatgatggttagcgcacttaagccggtttatgtcgggcggggctgccacattCAACCCGCCACTCAGCAAGTCTCTCTCGTGTGCGGGGATCTCCAACCCACCACACGGCACCACGCTCCGTACTCGTTTCAAGAATTGCCGTCGAGGTAGCAAGAAGAGGTGCCCACCCCCGGGAACTGAACCAAGGCACCAGACCACCTCCGTGGTTCGAAATCATCACGTTGCTTTCCTCCTCGCACGAAGATGCCGCCCTCGAGCTAGAAGACCGAAGATGTCGCCTGCGCCATCTTCCGATGTTGTACCGCACCGGAGCGGTTCAGCCGTGTTGAACACCCCGCCGTGATCCGCTGCAGGCCAAGTCGTCACTGATTGTCGTTGCCGCTAGCGTCGTCCTTCAAATGCTGTCCCGCACCGCACTAGAGACTGCCACGCAGCTCCAGGCACCGCGGAACGCTGCAAGCAGGCGAACAACAGCCGAGTGCTGACCCCCAGCCACCAACAGAAGAGCATGCGTCTTGGCGTGAGGTAGGCAACCCCCTTCTCCGCACGCCCTCCGACAGATTTGTCACCACCGGATGAAGAAAATCGCGAGCAGTAGGCCGGCCTAGTCGCCAAACGGTGTCTCTAGAGACGACGCTCCAAGGAGGTCACGATGCCCacaggcgccgccgtcgctcgtccagAAGCTGGACcgggttttcacccagagacCTCATGCAGGAGGGTTGCAACTCCAAAATGACGCCCTCAATAGAGAGAGCGACGCCCGGAGGCACCGCCGCTATTTCACCAGAATGAATCTGGCGAGGGCTTTTGTCCGGAGTGCCGGCACCCCACTGCACGCGTTCGCCGCCTCAAGCCGGCACCATCACTGCGGCCGCCCCAACCGAGGGATGCCAGTGTCACAGCTCAACAAAGCCCGCTGCCGAAACTCCAACTCCCTCCACCGTCCTCGCGACCCGGCAATGCACCGGCGCCACACTGCACCACCGCACCTCCTCCCGGCACGCCGCACCACCGCACCTCCTCCCGGCCGGGCAGAAACCACTAGCACGAGCGACGCAGCCTCGGCCCGCGCCACCAGCACCATACATATGTGTGCATTTGATGTGTGAATTTATGTACTAATTTTGAAGTGACGTGTGTATATATAGCTGAATCATGTGCAGGGTTTTTTTCCCAACCGGACACCCCAAACCGGAGCACTCCGGTTCtggtaaaccggaccggtttgaccggttaccggtagaaaccggtcaaattcaaatttgaattcaaaaaactgagttcaaccggttcgtaccggtatactgaccggttagaccggtttaccggtcggtttgaccggtttactggtcggtttgatcggtttgaattcaaatccaaatttaaaatcgcatgtgaaccggtttggaccggtataccggccggttagaccggtttatcaagtgggccttaatgggccgtctcattttttccttttcttttttattttaactttaaatgcccgaaaagtatgttaaacgaatgaatttttgagaaaatttgacaccattagattcgtcacaccttgaagtatttttagaaattttttgaaattttttcatttttttgaattcaaatttgaatattGAATTTGAGCCGGTTttgtaccggcccaaaccggaaccggaccggaccggttcccaccggtaaaGGGGAACCCTATCATGTGTAGCAGCTCAATTCCTGGATGCACGGGCATGGATTAttgagtagttttttttttaccattcATGTGTATGCATCTGAATCCAAATTCAAGTCGTGATTTGTGCGGCAAGTTACACCTTCCTTTGTGAAGAAACTAAAAGTTTATACAACTTATTCCGACTAATCATATATAAATCACTAGAATTCAAATAATCTATTTTTTTGGAGTTTTGAGAATTAGTTCAAACGCCACACTAAATTCGAAAGGATTAACGAGAAGAAAATACCAAAAGCACAAAAATTGGTAGTAATTCAGCAGCCAGTATTATGAAAAGAGAGGAGGGAAATATTCCATGGCAAAAAAGGAATTATTAATCATGGGCCCCACTGGTTAGCTTCTCCATCCTCCCGTCGGTCAGCGCGGGCGGTGATTTTTTTCGCCACGTGGCCGGCAAGCTCGAGCGGCCGCACGAGGGCCGCGGCATCCTTATCCCCTCGCCCTGGCCACTCCTCCCGCTTCCACTCCCTCCGATCCCCATGGGGTCCTTGTCCAGGAGCTTTAAAATTCCTCCCCTGGCCCATCTCCTCCCGCGCTCTGCTCTTCCTACCCGCAGATCCCGGGTGCCCTGCTCGCCCAGGACGCCGCCCACTCTGGGGCGCGTCCTCGTCCTCGGCCGCCCGCGCatgcccgcccgccgccgcttgccgctCCGACGAGTGCCGGTCGCGGCCGGACTGCAAGCTGCGGCCCCTAGCACCGGGCTGAAGAGGTGTCGAGGTCGCCAATCCTCACCAACCAACCAGTTGCCACCTACGCTATTCACCAAGGCGAGCAGTTTGGTGGTAAGGGTTCTGGAACTGAATGCCCGTAATTAGGCCACCTAAACGCAGTAGCAACACCTGCATATTTCGTCTGTGGCTCTGTGCATTCGCTGCAGCGGTGGCCGCCATCTCGGAGAGCTCCGGTCACTGCGGgcgacaccaccaccaccaccaccaccaccacctcataGGCACTCATGGCGCTGCACCTGCACGTGTACATATAGTGGTATAGATGTTGGTTGCAGTTGCAGTTCTTGCCGCGATATTGTCCGAGGCGTTTctggcttttttttttctgcttcCTTTGCAATTGACAAACACCATAAGCTTCTAAAATTTTTCAGGCATCTAATGGCCAGGATGGTTAAATGGAAACCGATGTCTTGTGAATACACAATAGTTGCACAAGAGAGATTGTCATTAAGATCTAATTGCCCCAAGAATCACAATTTCGGACATTTTGGCGATTTTGGGAATGGGAAGGATGACAATTCCATTTTTCATTCTTTGAAGTCAATGTTACAACCAAAGACAAGGCAGTGTGTTATTGTCAAGGTGAACAATAAAGATGTCGAGGAGAATTGCAGCTCCAGATTTGCTCATGAGGACAATAAGATTATTTCTAGTCCATCTCAAAGGAAAGAAAGAAGTCAACTGAGGGCATTGGAATCTTATTTTTCTAAACTCAATCCCAGTCAGCAGCAATGCTCTTTGTCTGAAAAAAACAAATGCAAAAATGGCCTATCATCCTCATATGAAGTTGACACAATCCTTGCTGATGATAATGCCAATTTGAGGAACAGGGCAGACTCCTTGCGGGTACAGTTTGACAGAGGAAACTCAGGTAAAGTCACTTGACTTGGCAATTACCACAGATGTATCGTCATCAAAACTTAGTTATTAAAAAGAACTTTGTTGCTTTAGGTACTAAGAGTTATCGCAACACTTCCATTGATGATTACAAGGAGTACTTGATATTTGATGAAAAGAGTTTCCTGGACATGCATACAGATGATCAGACGTCTGGTTTCTGTTTGACGTAAGTATGTTTCTTACTAATTACAGTATTCAAACCATACTGAATCTGGTGTCATTTTTGTTCAACCACAATAGCCAACATGATGCATATATTTTACACTGCCTATACAGATTGCTCTTGAGGAAATGGAAAATTTAGATTAGCCAAAGTTATGCCTTTCAAAATGTGGTTATATTAAGAAACGTAAGTATCATTATCATACATGCAGTGGTAGTCTACTAGCGCCATCTCTTGCAATTGACATTAAAGTGGAATTGACCAGAAGAACAAGAAATGGATAAATAGTGTCACCTGTTTTATGGGACCAATATGTTCTAAAATCAAGGGTTCAGAAAACCTAAAGTGGTTTAAAATGTGGTGTTTGTTAATCTCTACTTCAAATGGAGATCACTTCTGCCTTAAAAAGGGTCCTTTCTTTTGCTATGCCAATTACTCAGATCCCAAATTTAATCCGGGTCGGTTTTGTCCTACAACTTTAGTTGAGTTTTTCAAATTGTGATATTAACGAAAGAAAAACAACAATATGGATATGCCCATAAAATTGGGACAAACAAAACTGGGAGAAAATGCTCAGGGTTCAGACAACCAAACAAACTCATGTCCAAGGTACCAGATTATCCTGGTAGTTCTGCTAGCCGTTTAAGATCCTTCTAGTCTAACATGCATGTGGTATTTGTCCCGCTGCACAGTTTAGCAGAAGTTATGAACAATTTCCATATTGTCACATTTTGTTAGCTAACTTTTGAACTGTGTAATAATGCAGAAACTTATTGGCTGGTATTAATATTGCAGTTCTGTTATTCGAAACAGCAAGCCCagtgaaaaattctgaaaatgaaTATTTGTCTCTCCCTTTGTTGTATGGTGCCAAAATAAACAACTTAATACTTTCAGGGGAGTGGTGGAGACTACTAACACCAATGTGCCTGGTATTATTTCTACATCTATGCTAGATGAAGTATAACAATATTCTCTTTGCTTACATATATATTGTGGTATGCGACCTGTTAATTCTAGAAATGCAAAAAGCTATCTACTCTCCAAACAATAAAGTTCCAAGGTTCCTCGTAGCTGTTGTGCAAAAGTACGTCATATTGAACTTATTCTACGTTAGTAAGCATAGAACTTCAGAATTGCTTGAATTTGTTGGAACAAAGTAACATACATGTTTTATTTTGTGTTGTTATTCGCTGCATGCACTGCTATGCAGAACTGACATATCAGCCAATTGTTTAGCTACTAGAATGTCAGATCAACTTGTGGGTTGGTCCATGAATAGACAAGAAGTACAGATTGTTGTGAAGTATTAGTGGattgcccacctcttcccaagagcttaagcttttgggtaattgggttcatctggttggtgcatgaaacctaacatggtatcaaagccagaggtctcgagttcgagTCTTGGTAGAGGCATCTTTTAAGTCCTCCGCTCCCTTCTTTATTTCCACATTTGTGCCTTGTTCCGGCTGCATATGAGTGGGAGTGTTGTGAAGTATTAGTGGattgcccacctcttcccaagagtttaagcttttgggttcatCTGGTTGGTGCATGAAACCTAACACAAATATCTCATAATTTCTTTGAATGGATCTATTATGATATCCATATTTAAATGTCATTTATCCATTGATTTACTAAAGTAAACTAACCATGTTAGTATGTTACTCTAAAACACATGAGTCGGGAGTTGAACTTTATGTGCAAATCTTTTTCCACTCCCCAAGCTACTGTAAAGTGGTCCTTGTGGCTTTCCTTTTCGCTTCATAAGATAATCATAGATATACCTTGTAGAATGCAACAGCTAAAACTATTCCTTCTACCACTTGACCCATATAATCCAACCAGAAGTACAATTCATGACCACGGGTTCTATACTAATTATGAAGTAGGAGATGCATTTTCATATTCACTCCCTGCAAAATTAGTCAACTGCATGCTTGCATGAAAGATGGAAGCTATGGAGGACAAATGGTCAAAAGGTTGTGCATCACGATCAAATAACTTATAATCTCTTTTTCATCTCAGTTTTTGACACTAGCTATTCTCTGTCATTTAGGCAGCCCTATTACTATTAGTCCACAACCCACTCAGTCTCAGCTTATCTCAACTGTTTCTGTAACTTGGCTTCTGCAGCACTCTGGTTTCTTACATGTAGCCCTTGGTTGTTGGGTGTTGCTTATATTTGGACCTCGGGTATGCAGAGCATATGGTCAAATGCCATTTTTTCTTATATACATACTTGGAGGAATCTGTGGTAATTTGACAAGTTTTGCTCACACTCCAGAGACAACTGTCTGTGGCACAGTAAGTTACAAACCTACCTGGTATATCATTTTAGATGGAAAAAAGCCCCATGCGTCTGCTTTATTATTTTCACATATCACTCTAACAGCTATCTTGACATATATTCTTTTGAACAAAAAGTAGGAAAGAAAAGTAATGTATAGTAGATCACAAAATTTTTAATGGACACAATTTACagaggaaaaggaaaacaaaaatcATCTTAAACTTTCTATCCGACATTTGATCAACAATTAGCATCTTTTGGTATCAAACGTTTCTTTTTGGAGGCAAGTCATATCCAGATGGATTATAACTTCATATTTGCGCAATTAACTTGCTTTTATTTTAGGCATATGTTAGAATGGTTATATCAGTATAGCATGTTGCTAGCTGAAAAGAATGTATCTTGAAGCCAAGACACTAATGTTCATTTCTGAAACTCAATCCAGGGCCCAGTATTTTCTCTAATTGGAGCATGGCTGGTGTATCAGAGTCAAAACAAGCAAGTCATTGACAAGGATGTTTCAGAAAGTATGTTCTGGCAGGCCGTGATAGCTGCATCTTTGAGCTTCTTACTGAGCATTTTTGGGGGAATTGACAACTGGTAATATAACTGTGTTATCGTTTTTCTTACTAAAATTATAAGTTCTTTTAATCTCATATTGATGATTAAAGAACCCCTACGACTTTAATCTGCCCCAATTAGTCTGAGAATAACCTTATTTGCAGTTAGAAAATCTTTATATTTTGTTTAGTCCTGAGAGTCCCTTACATCATACTGGTCACTAGTCTGGATGCAACTATTGCCATCAGAACTAGTGTATAATGAAACactaacattttttttgaaaggaataTATTGAAACATTAACATTGCACAGAAAGTTTAACAACACCAGTGAGTATTCCCTTCCATTTTAGGCTGTTCCTGAAATGTACTAAATCTTCAATATGATTTTATCTTATTTGCTATTATCACGCTTGTCAGTAGGCCATGATAGTCTTTCCAACCTTACAACAATTAAAATGTGCTAAAGGTTAGAACTATAGAGTAAATTGTCATAACAACCGTAACCCTTATTTGTTTTAAGAATATTAGGTATGGTATTTAAAAATTGACATAAGGATCAGTCATACAATTGAGGATAGTACAGGAGCTGATATATACAGAACTATATTAGGGCAACCACATATCGTAGTGCTTATGCAGTTATGCTTTGTCTTGCAATCAATGGCTCCAAAGGTTATTAATTTCTGTTTTTTAATTAATTGCAGGTCGCATCTTGGGGCAACCATTTCTGGACTCTTCTTTGGTTATCTTACTTGCCCAAGCATAGAACTGGACAATGCTGCTAAGAACGGTCGAAAGGAGGCTGTGGCTCTTGTTCGGCGACAAGCCAGTCCATGCAAATCCGCTGCAGTCTTTGTCTTAAGCATACTAGCATTTGCTGTGATCGCGTTCGCTTGCGGGACTCAGTTCACTAATATGGATCTGGAATAGCTAGGTGTTTCTCATGCTTCCTTTTTATGCTTAGGTAGCTCGTCAACTATGCATCCTATAATGTGAAATGAGCATGAGATGTAAATATATAGTTGGTTCTGTGGTCTGGATCAATTACATATGTAGCCAGGTTTGGAGCTTGTGTTTTGTATCATACTACAATCTCTTTTGATGTTACTTGGAAAACAGGTTACGCACTAATATAAGGGAGGTTACACATCATACTACAATCTCTTTTGATGTTATAGGCGCTTGCAAACACGTACGCACCTATCCTATGAATACACTCACGCAGTCACCATAGGTGTCTCACTGTTGACTGTAACATCGTATACCACTGAATGAATAGCACTGGTTAAATTCTATAACAAATATAGAAAAAATGCAAACACTCGTGTTGAGTTAGAACTCGAACCCAAGTGGGCATGTTCCATCACCAAGCTTAGCTACACTCAGTTCAATTCGCAAATGCTTGTGCGACTTAAAGCTAAACACACAATAAGTGATGGTTCTGAAGGGTTTTAAAAGTCGGTAAATGTTGGAACCGACTGTAATCTTGCACGGTAGAAATTATCATGAGCACTGTCAGTTCAGGAACTGATCAATTTCCATCGTTGACGAGTCCTAAAAGGCACAGGGAATCTAGATCCTCAAATTAATTAGCCTATCACAAGGTTAGGGTACTACGAGATTTATAGCTATTTTGTTTCATAAATAGATCACCCCACCAGAACCATTAAAAGGAGACGGTGTATCAGGAATTTTTATTATCAGCACAAGAACAATGTGGTGGAAAAAGTATGTCAATAATAAAACATAAGTTATTCTGGAATAAAGAAAGGTGTCCTGAGAAAAGATATGTAGCGAttaagaaataaagataattccGTAAACAAGAAATCGTTCTTAGAATAAAAAACAGAATGGCCTGAGGAAAAATGTTCCAGACAAAAAAATTGTGCAAGGGAAAACTAAAAATAATCTTgtcaaataaataatattcCAATGCTTTTTTCTATGTTAAAAATATTGATTTTAAAAACTCAAAGTATATTCATGTCTGATTTTTATTGCATTAGTTACAAACGATTTTCAAAGTGGCATCTTAAAATCTATCCAACTCTCCATGTTGGCCAATCTGTACTCGTCATGTCGGTTGACTGGGATCGGAAACAAAGTTCAGTTTGGGCCTTAAATCTCTTAGTGGCCCATCAGGTTCTCGGGGAGCGCACGCACTGACGCACGCACATAACGATGGACTTGTTGTGGGCCGTGAACACATTTTGCTGTTTGATTTCAGTCTTGTCAGACCCTAGCTCGGCGACTCTGACTGTCCAAAAATGGCACTCGGCATGGAGACCATGGAATCTTTCTTTTGAGTGGAATTCACTCAATCCGATTGATGCGTGGCAATAAGGGCCGTTAATGTTCTCCCCCTCGATCGAATCGTACGGAGAAAACAACGCTTCGATCGGAGCGAAAGCAGCAGCAGGTTGGATGTTGCTTTGTTCTGAAGATACATGGCCTGTGTGCGTCAGCAGAAACGAAACCCTAGCTAGCTCTCCACATGAACAGCGAGCTAGCTGAGCCTGCGATCTCGAGGTGGACGAGCAGCACCGACTACTTATCGTGGTGCGGCGCAGGTGTCGAGGGCTGAGAACGAACACGGCATGGATCCACGCGATACGTGCGTAACCCCGATGCTTCTGCACGACGCATCGCCGTAATTTGTTGACGTACGTGCAGCAAGCGATGTATCGGGATGAAGCAAGATGCATGAAGGAACGGCTGCCCTTGCCAATATCATCATCGGAAGGAGCGAATTTTTCCAACATCATCCCATTCAAACTGCCGACCAAGCTGCACAAACAAAGGCAGTGTAACAAATGTTACCACttctatgcaaaaagaaaaaaaaagaacaaacagAAATGTACCACTACTCACTAGTACAGAAAGAGTATTTGGTCCAACATATTACCCGATCATTATTGAACCCGGGACTAATAAAAACTTTAGTCGCGATTCTAAAGTCTAGAGGCTATTGAAGAATGGAAAACAATTTTTATCCTGGTTAGAGACTCCAACAGGGACTAAATAGTAGCTTTTAGTTCCGAATGGagtcaccaaccgggactaaaataTTTAATCCCGGTTCGTGACTCCACCCGGAACTAATGACTActctttagtaccggttgaaaTCTCCAACTGGGACAAGAAGTGCCGGCCCGATCCCTCTCGTCCTCTCATTTAATTCCTCTTCTCTCTCACTCTTATCCTTATCTCTTTCTCTTCCTGCATCTCCTCCCAGCCCCTTCACCCTCAAGCTTTTTCCTCGAGTCCCCCTCCCTTCCTCGCTCCCAGGTGCGGGTGGGGACGAGCGCGGCGCAGGCCTGCGACTTGGCACTGCACGCAGCCTGCCGCGCAGCCGCCCGACGCGGGCGCGGGGTCGGCGATGCGCTGATGGTGGCTTTGGGCGCGAGCCGGCGAGCAacagcccccgccgccgctgtcgtggGCTGTCGAGCTACCACCACTGCGCGGCCTGATGCGAGCGTGGGGCGGCGAGCCGCGGCCAAGCATAGGGGGCGGCAAGGCTCATGCCGGTTAAtgtctattaaccgaggcggataTTTTAAGACATCTGCCTGCCTCTGTTAATCGATTTTGCAAAGCCGTTTTGTATAACCGCAAGAGCGTAGGGGTTGGGAGGCTCATGCCGGTTAATgtctattaaccgaggcagaaATTTTAAGACGtccgcctctgttaatcgatTTTCCGAAGCGATTTTTTTTGTAACCACCTtagttaataaaaaatgaccgcATCGGTTAATCACATGTATTAATCGAGGCGGTTCGTGCCCACCTCCGAGGATATTTTTAAAGGTCAcggttaatttttttttttagtAGTGGCAAGGACGGGCCAAGGTTTtgtttgttattttttttcGTTTGTGACTGAGCTATTGAATTTTTATGTGATTCGCATCAAATCAATCTCATGTGTTCTCATGTGTTATGAACTAGATTTGTACTATCTTGTGTAATGTATGATTGTCCTAGAGATGAGCATGTTTCTAGCTTCAATCTTAAATTTCTTCTAAGTGTGATTGCATCTCTGTGAGAAAGTTGAAGCATATGTGATTTTGTGGTAGAGTTTGAAATTGAAGAGGGAGAAGGTGGTGGACGAGGAGAAGCATGGAGCTGCGGCGGGACGAGCAAGcgtccttttttttcattttttcttcGTCTTTTGTCTCGGTTGGGGATTAAC is drawn from Panicum virgatum strain AP13 chromosome 1N, P.virgatum_v5, whole genome shotgun sequence and contains these coding sequences:
- the LOC120655279 gene encoding RHOMBOID-like protein 9, chloroplastic isoform X2 — encoded protein: MARMVKWKPMSCEYTIVAQERLSLRSNCPKNHNFGHFGDFGNGKDDNSIFHSLKSMLQPKTRQCVIVKVNNKDVEENCSSRFAHEDNKIISSPSQRKERSQLRALESYFSKLNPSQQQCSLSEKNKCKNGLSSSYEVDTILADDNANLRNRADSLRVQFDRGNSGTKSYRNTSIDDYKEYLIFDEKSFLDMHTDDQTSGFCLTNLLAGINIAVLLFETASPVKNSENEYLSLPLLYGAKINNLILSGEWWRLLTPMCLGPVFSLIGAWLVYQSQNKQVIDKDVSESMFWQAVIAASLSFLLSIFGGIDNWSHLGATISGLFFGYLTCPSIELDNAAKNGRKEAVALVRRQASPCKSAAVFVLSILAFAVIAFACGTQFTNMDLE
- the LOC120655279 gene encoding RHOMBOID-like protein 9, chloroplastic isoform X1; amino-acid sequence: MARMVKWKPMSCEYTIVAQERLSLRSNCPKNHNFGHFGDFGNGKDDNSIFHSLKSMLQPKTRQCVIVKVNNKDVEENCSSRFAHEDNKIISSPSQRKERSQLRALESYFSKLNPSQQQCSLSEKNKCKNGLSSSYEVDTILADDNANLRNRADSLRVQFDRGNSGTKSYRNTSIDDYKEYLIFDEKSFLDMHTDDQTSGFCLTNLLAGINIAVLLFETASPVKNSENEYLSLPLLYGAKINNLILSGEWWRLLTPMCLHSGFLHVALGCWVLLIFGPRVCRAYGQMPFFLIYILGGICGNLTSFAHTPETTVCGTGPVFSLIGAWLVYQSQNKQVIDKDVSESMFWQAVIAASLSFLLSIFGGIDNWSHLGATISGLFFGYLTCPSIELDNAAKNGRKEAVALVRRQASPCKSAAVFVLSILAFAVIAFACGTQFTNMDLE
- the LOC120655279 gene encoding uncharacterized protein LOC120655279 isoform X3 — translated: MARMVKWKPMSCEYTIVAQERLSLRSNCPKNHNFGHFGDFGNGKDDNSIFHSLKSMLQPKTRQCVIVKVNNKDVEENCSSRFAHEDNKIISSPSQRKERSQLRALESYFSKLNPSQQQCSLSEKNKCKNGLSSSYEVDTILADDNANLRNRADSLRVQFDRGNSGTKSYRNTSIDDYKEYLIFDEKSFLDMHTDDQTSGFCLTAYGQMPFFLIYILGGICGNLTSFAHTPETTVCGTGPVFSLIGAWLVYQSQNKQVIDKDVSESMFWQAVIAASLSFLLSIFGGIDNWSHLGATISGLFFGYLTCPSIELDNAAKNGRKEAVALVRRQASPCKSAAVFVLSILAFAVIAFACGTQFTNMDLE